Within the Candidatus Thermoplasmatota archaeon genome, the region CGGCGGCCTCGTGGGCGCCGCGCTCGCGGCCGTCGGACCCGCGGCCGTCATCCTTCCCACGGGCGACGAGGTCGTGGTCATCGGCGCCGTGCTCGCTGCGGGCGCGCTCCTCGGCATCGCGTTCTGGCTCATCGCCGCCGCGTGGTCGCGGGCGCGGCTCGCGCGCCGCTGGTTCCCCGCCTTCTCCGCGGGCGGCCTCGTGGGCGGGCTTTGGCTCGGCGCCCTGCAGGTCGAATTCGGCCTGGACGGTTTCTTCGACGCCGGCCTCGTGCTGCTCACGTTCGGCACGCTCGGCCTCTTCGCGGGCTCGCTCCTCTTCGTGATGACGCAGCGCGACCTCCAGCTCTCGGGCATGCCGCCCTTCCCCGCCCTCGGCGCCGCGCTCGCCTTCACGGCGGGCCTCCTCTCGGGCGTGATCAACCTCGGCGGCCTCACGAAGACGCTCGTCTTCATTTTCATGAGCCCGATCCTCGGGTTCTTCGCGGGCTTCCTTCTCGTGAGCGTCGTGTCGTACGTCGCGCGCGACCGCGAGCCGGCGGGCGTCGAGAAGTGGTCGCGCAAGCTCCAGATCGGGTCGGCCGCGTTCTACGCCCTCACCCACGGCACGAACGACGCGCAGAAGACGATGGGCGTGATCGCGGCGCTTCTTTTCGGCGCGGGCCTCCTCGGCGGCGAGTTCTTCGTCCCCGACTGGGTCGTCTTCACCTCCGCCCTCGCGATCGGCCTCGGGACGCTGTCCGGCGGCTGGCGCATCGTGCATACGATGGCGAACAAGATCACGCTTCTCAGGCCCTATCAGGGCTTCAGCGCCGAGACCGCCTCCGCGGTCGTCCTCTCGACGATGGCGCAGGCCGGCATTCCCGTGTCCACGACGCACGCGATCAGCGCGAGCATCATGGGCGTCGGCGCGGCGCGCCGCGCCTCGGCCGTGCGCTGGGGCGTCGGCCGCCGCATGATCGGGGCTTGGCTCACCACCATCCCGGCGGCGGGCGCGATCGCGTTCGGCGCCTACCTCGTGCTCTCGGCGACGCGGATCGGATTCTGAGTCGGGCCGCCCTCTCCGGAGCAAAGCGGCGAGGGGCCGGGTCAGGGCTGCTGGGTCCGCTCGATCCCGAAGGCGACTTTCATGTCGACCTTGTACTCGGTGATCTGGCCGTTGTCGCACTTCACGCTCATGTTGATGACGTGCGCGCCCGTGATGCCGCGCGTCGTCGCGCTCGCGTCCTCGAGCGCGCACTGGATCGCGTGCTCGAAGCTCTGCGTCGAGACGCCCATGAGCTCCACGATCTTCGCGGTGCGGTGCTCATGCTTCCTCGTCCCGGCCCGTTCCACCATCGTCCCCGTGCGCTCCATGGAGATCAGGCGGGGAAGAGGCCGCGGGGCGAGGATAATCCTTCCCGCTCGCTCGTGGATACGTGGTGGAACGGTCGGGTCATCGAGGGGGTTCAGCGGTCCGGAGCGGGTTCTCCGGGGGCGCATTCGGTCGCGGTCACGCCTCCGCTCGAAGGGCTCCAGGGATGCGTGGGCTCGACGTAGGCGCGGCAATCGCCGGGCCCGAGCGCGGGCGGCGCCCTCAGGTCGTCCGCGGCGAGCGCCGCGGCTCCGGCGACGAGCAGGGCGGCCGCGAGGGCGATTCCGATCTTGGCTGGGTTGCGCATGTTGGTTTCACCGCTCCCGACGTCGCCTTTCCGAGCCATGCCTTCTCTCTCCCCCTTTTTTCGCCGGTCATCAAGGTTCTCTCCGTCGTTTTTCGCCGTCGCAAGGGTTAACGAAACGGAGGCCCCATCCGGTTCGCTTGCTTCCGATCCTCGCGGCCTTCGCCGTCGCCCTCGCGGGACTTCCGGTCCCCGCCGCGGGCAGCGAGTCCTCGCCCGCGGCCGGCGAGCCGGCCTTTGCGGCCGCCGCCTCGCTCGTTCTCTTCGGCTTCCTCGTCATCGAGCCCCCGGGACCCTCGACCGCGAGCGGTCGGGCGGAAAGCGGTCGCGTCCCGATGACCGCGAGCCCCTTCCGCGCCGACACGACGCGTCCGCTCGGCCATTTCCGCGTGGTCGCGGACGTCCTCCGCGCGCTCCTCGACGCTTTGGCCCGGCTCGGGGGCGCCTTCGTGTTCCTCTGGAGCCGCCTCTCGCGGAGCGGGGTCCTGGACCATCCGACGCGTCGGCTCATCCTCGATCACCTCGCGAGGAGTCCCGGGGCCACCCTCTCGGACGTTTCGTCGAGCCTCAATCTGAACAGGAAGACGGCGGAATATCACGTCCGCCGACTCGTCCTCTGCGGCGCGCTGGTCGAAGCGCGCGAGCCGCCGTTCAGGAGGCTTTTCGTCGTTCCGCGGCCGCCGACCGTGG harbors:
- a CDS encoding dodecin family protein — protein: MERTGTMVERAGTRKHEHRTAKIVELMGVSTQSFEHAIQCALEDASATTRGITGAHVINMSVKCDNGQITEYKVDMKVAFGIERTQQP
- a CDS encoding inorganic phosphate transporter, whose protein sequence is MVVEIFGLSMSLFLLATILLALFFDYSNGFHDSANAIATVVATKVLTPGQAVVMAAAFNFIGPFVFTLAVAKTVGKGIIDPAIASAPVIFAALTGAVAWNLLTWWWGMPSSSSHALVGGLVGAALAAVGPAAVILPTGDEVVVIGAVLAAGALLGIAFWLIAAAWSRARLARRWFPAFSAGGLVGGLWLGALQVEFGLDGFFDAGLVLLTFGTLGLFAGSLLFVMTQRDLQLSGMPPFPALGAALAFTAGLLSGVINLGGLTKTLVFIFMSPILGFFAGFLLVSVVSYVARDREPAGVEKWSRKLQIGSAAFYALTHGTNDAQKTMGVIAALLFGAGLLGGEFFVPDWVVFTSALAIGLGTLSGGWRIVHTMANKITLLRPYQGFSAETASAVVLSTMAQAGIPVSTTHAISASIMGVGAARRASAVRWGVGRRMIGAWLTTIPAAGAIAFGAYLVLSATRIGF
- a CDS encoding winged helix-turn-helix transcriptional regulator; translated protein: MLPILAAFAVALAGLPVPAAGSESSPAAGEPAFAAAASLVLFGFLVIEPPGPSTASGRAESGRVPMTASPFRADTTRPLGHFRVVADVLRALLDALARLGGAFVFLWSRLSRSGVLDHPTRRLILDHLARSPGATLSDVSSSLNLNRKTAEYHVRRLVLCGALVEAREPPFRRLFVVPRPPTVEPRSTRHRLLAILEREGALTRQDLAARIGITPQGLSHHLLALESDGIVARRGRLFLLARPGQRGASGGP